From Rhodococcus sp. B7740, one genomic window encodes:
- a CDS encoding substrate-binding domain-containing protein → MPGRHSAPSSTSRSRGMAKYGIVAVVLLLVLGGGVFVGLKAFGSECGDPEAYSLAADPAIAPVLQQIVDNTSSEELGCAAVEVTATESGQVSAAVAKGDDVPSLWVPDSSLWIGKTVRSTASLIDLASQSVAATPAVLAARKDEVPFFDTWLTALKLEGLRIGNPLANTTSDAAILGAVAEAGSDETALDSVSAALVPIAQAQAATRGEADPTVRLDDLVADGGVAVVSEQAYLDYQQDKNVELGATAPPTGAFFLNFPLAVTEPAGDRHETAKSVGTALATAIQSEQGQQALSDAGFRSADMAPLDSDRGIGDVTPLTIADQQAAESTLRQYQILALPSRALVMEDVSGSMNYSAGANSRIAMTVQASETGNRLFPDNASMGLWAFSIGLGGGDQDYRELAPIRRMDEQVGNTTQREVLLQQTRTLPSLVGGGTGLYDTTLAAFRTVQQGYDPDAVNSVIILTDGTNEDPDSISLDELLSTLRAEQDPSKPVVIVTIGITDDADAGVLQQISAATGGTSFVARNPAEIPNVFVNALRSRSGR, encoded by the coding sequence ATGCCCGGTAGACACAGTGCCCCGTCGTCCACCTCGCGCAGTAGGGGCATGGCCAAGTACGGCATCGTGGCCGTTGTTCTGTTGCTGGTTCTCGGCGGCGGAGTGTTCGTCGGTCTGAAGGCCTTCGGTTCCGAGTGCGGTGATCCCGAGGCCTACTCGCTGGCCGCGGATCCGGCGATCGCACCCGTGTTGCAGCAGATCGTCGACAACACCTCGTCGGAGGAGTTGGGTTGCGCCGCCGTCGAGGTCACCGCCACCGAGTCGGGTCAGGTCTCGGCCGCGGTGGCCAAGGGCGACGACGTGCCCTCGCTCTGGGTTCCCGATTCGTCACTGTGGATCGGCAAGACGGTGCGGTCCACTGCGTCGTTGATCGACTTGGCGAGTCAATCGGTGGCGGCTACCCCCGCCGTGCTCGCGGCACGCAAGGACGAGGTGCCGTTCTTCGACACCTGGCTCACTGCCTTGAAGCTCGAAGGTCTGCGCATCGGTAATCCGTTGGCCAACACCACGTCCGACGCGGCCATCCTGGGCGCGGTGGCCGAGGCCGGATCGGACGAGACCGCGCTCGACTCGGTCTCGGCGGCGCTCGTCCCCATCGCTCAGGCTCAGGCCGCCACTCGCGGCGAGGCCGATCCGACGGTGCGCCTCGACGATCTGGTCGCCGACGGGGGAGTCGCGGTGGTGTCCGAGCAGGCCTACCTGGACTACCAGCAGGACAAGAACGTCGAACTCGGCGCGACGGCTCCGCCGACCGGTGCCTTCTTCCTGAACTTTCCGCTGGCGGTGACCGAACCCGCGGGCGATCGACACGAGACCGCGAAGTCCGTCGGGACGGCACTGGCCACGGCCATTCAATCCGAACAGGGGCAGCAGGCTCTGTCCGACGCCGGGTTCCGCTCCGCAGACATGGCCCCGCTCGATTCCGATCGCGGGATCGGGGACGTCACGCCCCTGACGATTGCCGATCAACAGGCCGCCGAATCGACGTTGCGTCAGTACCAGATCCTGGCGCTCCCGTCGCGGGCGTTGGTGATGGAGGATGTCTCCGGATCGATGAACTACAGCGCCGGGGCGAATTCACGTATCGCCATGACGGTGCAGGCCAGTGAGACCGGAAATCGGCTGTTCCCCGACAACGCGTCGATGGGGTTGTGGGCGTTCTCGATCGGACTCGGCGGTGGCGATCAGGACTACCGTGAGCTGGCACCGATCCGGCGAATGGACGAGCAGGTCGGCAACACCACTCAGCGTGAGGTGCTGTTGCAGCAGACCCGAACGCTGCCGTCCCTGGTCGGGGGTGGTACCGGGTTGTACGACACCACGTTGGCCGCGTTCCGCACCGTGCAGCAGGGCTACGACCCCGATGCGGTGAACAGCGTCATCATCCTCACCGACGGCACCAACGAGGACCCCGACAGCATCTCGCTCGACGAGCTGCTGTCGACTCTGCGAGCCGAACAGGACCCGTCCAAGCCGGTCGTCATCGTCACCATCGGAATCACCGACGATGCGGATGCCGGTGTACTGCAACAAATTTCGGCAGCCACGGGCGGTACGAGCTTCGTCGCACGAAATCCTGCGGAGATCCCCAACGTGTTCGTCAATGCGCTCAGAAGTCGCTCCGGTCGCTGA
- a CDS encoding type II toxin-antitoxin system Rv0910 family toxin, with the protein MAKLKVSLDVPLTPEQTWAHASDLSGYEQWLSIHEAWRGELPEQLAVGTTLDSVASVKGMRNRVSWKIESYDPPKKLELKGNGKGGVKIGLNMSVKSKGDGSEITIDINLGGAPLFGPIGSGVARALKGDIENSLKTFVKIYA; encoded by the coding sequence GTGGCCAAGCTGAAGGTTTCCCTCGACGTCCCGCTGACCCCCGAGCAGACGTGGGCGCACGCGTCCGATCTGTCCGGCTACGAGCAGTGGCTCTCCATCCACGAAGCGTGGCGCGGTGAGCTGCCCGAGCAGCTGGCCGTCGGCACCACCCTGGACTCCGTCGCCAGCGTGAAGGGCATGCGCAACCGCGTGTCCTGGAAGATCGAGTCCTACGACCCGCCCAAGAAGCTCGAGCTCAAGGGCAACGGCAAGGGCGGGGTCAAGATCGGTCTGAACATGTCCGTGAAATCCAAGGGTGACGGTTCCGAGATCACCATCGACATCAACCTCGGCGGCGCGCCGCTGTTCGGTCCGATCGGCTCCGGCGTCGCACGCGCTCTCAAGGGCGACATCGAGAACTCGTTGAAGACGTTCGTCAAGATCTACGCCTGA
- a CDS encoding solute symporter family protein, which translates to MIGHSAGSTPAVNVLAQAADTTVGEPLVNIAIFGAFVIITMAVVIRASKKNATSAEFFTAGGGFSGPQNGVAIAGDYLSAASFLGIAGAIAVYGYDGFLYSIGFLVAWLVALLLVAELLRNTGKFTMADVLSFRLKQGPVRTAAALSTLTVSLFYLLAQMAGAGGLVALLLDISDRTGQSIVIAIVGVLMIAYVLIGGMKGTTWVQIIKAVLLIAGAAFMTVLVLAKFGLNFSELLGSAQTMVAGSASDAVAARDVIEPGAQYGGSATSKINFLSLGIALVLGTAGLPHVLMRFYTVPTAKEARRSVVWAIALIGAFYLFTLVLGYGAAAIVGPDRILASAGGQNSAAPLLAFELGGVILLGVISAVAFATILAVVAGLTITASASFAHDIYASVIKKGKVDDKKQVKVSRITAVVIGILAIGLGILANGQNIAFLVALAFAVAAAANLPTILYSLFWRRFTTTGALFSMYGGLISTIVLIVFSPAVSGSPTSMIPGSDFAWFPLSNPGIVSIPLAFILGIVGTLISKDTESTDKQAEMEVRSLTGIGAEKASAH; encoded by the coding sequence ATGATCGGTCATTCCGCAGGCTCCACTCCCGCCGTGAACGTATTGGCCCAGGCTGCCGACACCACCGTCGGTGAACCCCTCGTCAACATCGCGATCTTCGGCGCGTTCGTCATCATCACCATGGCCGTCGTCATTCGCGCCTCGAAGAAGAACGCGACCTCCGCGGAGTTCTTCACCGCAGGTGGCGGATTCTCCGGACCGCAGAACGGTGTCGCCATCGCCGGTGACTACCTCTCGGCGGCAAGCTTTCTCGGTATCGCCGGTGCCATCGCCGTCTACGGCTACGACGGCTTCCTGTACTCCATCGGCTTCCTCGTCGCCTGGCTCGTCGCCCTGCTCCTGGTCGCCGAACTGCTCAGGAACACCGGCAAATTCACCATGGCCGACGTGCTGAGCTTCCGGCTCAAGCAGGGCCCGGTTCGTACCGCAGCTGCGCTGTCGACGCTGACCGTCTCGCTGTTCTACCTGCTCGCGCAGATGGCAGGCGCAGGCGGACTCGTTGCACTGCTCCTCGACATCTCCGACCGCACCGGGCAGTCCATCGTCATCGCCATCGTCGGTGTGCTGATGATCGCGTACGTGCTCATCGGCGGCATGAAGGGCACCACCTGGGTGCAGATCATCAAGGCCGTTCTGCTCATCGCCGGTGCGGCGTTCATGACCGTTCTGGTTCTCGCGAAGTTCGGCCTCAACTTCTCCGAGCTGCTCGGCAGCGCGCAGACCATGGTGGCCGGATCGGCAAGCGACGCCGTCGCAGCGCGCGACGTCATCGAGCCCGGCGCCCAGTACGGCGGCAGCGCCACCTCCAAGATCAACTTCCTCTCGCTCGGCATCGCGCTGGTCCTCGGCACCGCGGGTCTGCCGCACGTGCTGATGCGCTTCTACACGGTGCCCACCGCCAAGGAAGCTCGTCGCAGCGTCGTGTGGGCCATCGCGCTCATCGGTGCGTTCTACCTGTTCACCCTGGTGCTCGGCTACGGTGCCGCAGCGATCGTCGGACCCGACCGCATCCTGGCCTCGGCCGGCGGTCAGAACTCCGCGGCTCCGCTGTTGGCCTTCGAGCTCGGCGGCGTGATCCTGCTCGGCGTCATCTCGGCGGTCGCCTTCGCGACCATCCTCGCCGTGGTCGCCGGCTTGACGATCACCGCGTCGGCGTCGTTCGCTCACGACATCTACGCGAGCGTCATCAAGAAGGGCAAAGTCGACGACAAGAAGCAGGTCAAGGTCTCCCGCATCACCGCCGTCGTCATCGGCATCCTGGCCATCGGCCTCGGCATCCTCGCCAACGGGCAGAACATCGCGTTCCTGGTCGCACTCGCGTTCGCAGTCGCTGCGGCCGCGAACCTGCCGACCATCCTGTACTCGCTGTTCTGGCGTCGCTTCACCACCACCGGCGCACTGTTCAGCATGTACGGCGGTCTGATCTCGACGATCGTGCTGATCGTCTTCTCCCCGGCCGTCTCCGGATCGCCGACGTCGATGATTCCCGGCTCGGACTTCGCCTGGTTCCCGTTGTCCAACCCCGGCATCGTCTCGATCCCGTTGGCATTCATCCTCGGCATCGTCGGAACCCTGATCTCGAAGGACACCGAGAGCACCGACAAGCAGGCCGAGATGGAGGTTCGCTCCCTCACCGGTATCGGTGCGGAGAAGGCCAGCGCTCACTGA
- a CDS encoding DUF485 domain-containing protein, translating to MQASPEFQELRRRLRSFVFPMAGFFLVWYILYVLLSTYAVDFMSTKVWGNINIGLLLGLGQFVTTFAITGIYVKFANRELDPRAAALRAEMEASQGAKN from the coding sequence ATGCAGGCCAGTCCCGAGTTCCAGGAACTCCGGCGACGCCTGCGTAGCTTCGTGTTCCCGATGGCCGGGTTCTTCCTGGTCTGGTACATCCTCTACGTGCTGCTGAGCACCTACGCGGTCGACTTCATGTCGACCAAGGTGTGGGGCAACATCAACATCGGCCTGCTGCTCGGCCTCGGCCAGTTCGTCACGACGTTCGCCATCACCGGCATCTACGTGAAGTTCGCCAACCGTGAACTCGATCCTCGCGCCGCAGCCCTGCGCGCCGAGATGGAAGCCTCCCAGGGAGCGAAAAACTGA
- a CDS encoding sodium/solute symporter: MNGSIPVATVIALILAAVATVGIGIYGVRLARTTSDFLVASRTVGPRWNAAAISGEYLSAASFLGVAGLIAKYGADALWYPVGFTAGYLGLLLFVAAPLRRSGAYTVPDFVEFRLGAPWLRTVAMLVVVVICALYLVPQFQGAGLTLNILLGVPGWVGALAVGLIVIANVVGGGMRSITFVQAFQYWLKLTAIAIPALVLAVHFFADDRSVGSPAPPTVTEQTVVDITTDVLVQVDSPIVVAVTGTLDDESVDGRVLLDAGEHRLASGTSLTLDAGSPVPVVAGAPTTDRAWAMPGGGLGGAHPLYQVYSLILATFLGTLGLPHVLVRFYTNPDGRAARLTSLTVLALLGMFYLFPTVLGVFARLYVPQLLITGASDAAVLLLPGSVLSGIPGQLLAALVAAGAIAAFLSTSSGLLVSIAGVLSTDVLSGKVRDFRVAAILAGAVPLALSIGVVSLDLSRTVGLVFAVAASTLCPLLVLGIWWRGLTAAGAATGLLLGGGISLVAASISVVTPISDGVLGGWAAAILGYPAAVSVPVAFASMIAVSLATRHTVPSDISRIFARLHLPEGLDMGKDREREL; encoded by the coding sequence GTGAACGGATCCATTCCGGTCGCCACCGTGATCGCGCTGATCCTGGCGGCCGTGGCCACGGTGGGCATCGGCATCTACGGAGTTCGGCTGGCCCGCACCACCTCCGACTTCCTGGTGGCCTCGCGCACCGTCGGGCCGCGGTGGAATGCTGCTGCCATCAGCGGCGAATACCTATCGGCTGCATCGTTTCTCGGTGTTGCAGGGCTCATCGCGAAGTACGGAGCCGATGCGCTGTGGTACCCGGTCGGCTTCACCGCGGGATACCTGGGACTGCTGCTGTTCGTCGCGGCTCCACTGCGCAGAAGTGGCGCGTACACGGTGCCCGATTTCGTCGAATTCCGGCTCGGCGCGCCATGGTTGCGTACCGTGGCGATGCTGGTGGTGGTGGTCATCTGTGCGCTGTATCTGGTGCCGCAGTTCCAGGGCGCGGGACTGACACTGAACATTCTGCTCGGAGTGCCCGGCTGGGTCGGAGCCCTGGCGGTGGGGCTGATCGTGATCGCGAACGTCGTCGGCGGTGGCATGCGCTCGATCACCTTCGTCCAAGCGTTCCAGTACTGGCTCAAGCTCACCGCGATCGCGATCCCGGCACTGGTGCTGGCCGTGCACTTCTTCGCCGACGACCGCAGCGTCGGCAGTCCTGCCCCACCGACGGTGACCGAGCAGACCGTCGTCGACATCACCACCGATGTTCTCGTGCAAGTGGATTCGCCGATCGTCGTCGCCGTGACGGGAACCCTCGACGACGAAAGCGTCGACGGGCGAGTCCTGCTGGACGCGGGCGAACATCGGCTCGCCTCGGGCACGTCGTTGACGCTCGACGCCGGATCACCCGTTCCCGTCGTCGCGGGAGCGCCGACCACCGACCGGGCGTGGGCGATGCCGGGCGGGGGACTGGGCGGGGCCCACCCGCTGTATCAGGTGTACTCGCTGATCCTGGCCACTTTCCTCGGAACCCTCGGCCTGCCGCACGTGCTCGTGCGCTTCTACACCAACCCGGACGGCCGAGCGGCGCGACTGACCTCGCTCACCGTCCTCGCGCTGCTCGGCATGTTCTACCTGTTCCCGACGGTGCTCGGCGTCTTCGCCCGGCTGTACGTGCCACAACTGCTCATCACCGGAGCATCCGACGCAGCGGTGCTGCTGCTGCCCGGCTCGGTGCTGTCCGGAATACCGGGACAACTACTGGCCGCACTCGTGGCCGCGGGCGCCATCGCTGCCTTTCTGTCGACCTCATCCGGACTACTGGTCAGCATCGCGGGAGTGCTCAGTACCGACGTCCTCTCGGGCAAGGTCCGAGACTTCCGCGTCGCCGCGATCCTCGCCGGAGCCGTGCCGCTGGCACTGTCGATCGGCGTTGTCTCACTCGATCTTTCGCGTACCGTCGGGCTCGTGTTCGCGGTCGCCGCATCCACCCTGTGCCCACTGCTGGTACTGGGCATCTGGTGGCGCGGCCTCACCGCAGCCGGAGCCGCGACCGGACTGCTCCTCGGCGGCGGCATCTCACTCGTCGCCGCGTCGATCTCCGTCGTCACCCCCATCTCCGACGGCGTCCTCGGCGGCTGGGCGGCAGCGATCCTCGGCTACCCAGCCGCCGTCAGCGTCCCCGTCGCCTTCGCCTCGATGATCGCCGTCAGCCTCGCCACCCGACACACCGTCCCGTCGGACATCTCCCGCATCTTCGCGCGACTGCACCTGCCGGAAGGCCTCGACATGGGCAAAGACCGAGAGCGTGAACTCTGA
- a CDS encoding LytR/AlgR family response regulator transcription factor produces the protein MTQAANSAPGRGLIVLAVDDERPALDELAFLLRQQDTVAEVFTAQDATTALRQLKQTSGQNVVDAVFLDINMPGLDGLELAGILSAFARPPAVVFVTAHDDRALAAFDLGAVDYLLKPLREDRLTEALRRVLLARRRPAESADTSADEVIPVELGGTTTLVHRSSVAWVEADGDYARLHTSNGSHLVRIPISALESRWADAGFLRVHRSYLVSLRLVTGIRSVGSGLVVCLRASGNLAACELPVSRRHARELKDRLVRGPLQSWSTR, from the coding sequence ATGACGCAGGCTGCCAACTCCGCCCCCGGCCGCGGGTTGATCGTTCTCGCCGTCGACGACGAGCGCCCGGCACTGGACGAACTCGCCTTTCTGCTGCGTCAGCAGGACACCGTCGCCGAGGTGTTCACCGCGCAGGACGCGACCACCGCGCTCCGCCAACTCAAACAGACCTCGGGGCAGAACGTGGTGGACGCGGTGTTCCTCGACATCAACATGCCCGGACTCGACGGGCTCGAACTCGCCGGCATCCTGTCGGCATTCGCGCGACCACCCGCCGTCGTGTTCGTCACCGCCCACGACGACCGGGCACTGGCTGCCTTCGATCTCGGTGCCGTCGACTACCTGCTCAAGCCCTTGCGCGAGGATCGGCTCACCGAGGCGCTGCGCCGGGTGCTGCTCGCGCGGCGTCGACCCGCGGAGTCCGCGGACACCTCGGCCGACGAGGTCATTCCCGTCGAACTCGGCGGAACCACCACCCTGGTGCACCGGTCGTCGGTGGCGTGGGTCGAGGCCGACGGCGACTACGCGAGATTGCACACCTCCAACGGCTCGCATCTGGTGCGGATCCCGATCTCGGCCCTCGAAAGTCGCTGGGCCGATGCCGGATTCCTGCGCGTGCACCGCTCCTACCTGGTCTCGCTGCGTCTGGTCACAGGGATCCGCAGTGTCGGTTCGGGACTGGTGGTGTGCCTGCGGGCCAGCGGAAACCTCGCGGCCTGCGAACTGCCGGTGAGCCGACGGCACGCGAGAGAACTCAAGGACAGACTGGTCCGCGGTCCGCTGCAATCGTGGTCCACCCGGTGA